The proteins below are encoded in one region of Tursiops truncatus isolate mTurTru1 chromosome 12, mTurTru1.mat.Y, whole genome shotgun sequence:
- the KIF25 gene encoding LOW QUALITY PROTEIN: kinesin-like protein KIF25 (The sequence of the model RefSeq protein was modified relative to this genomic sequence to represent the inferred CDS: substituted 1 base at 1 genomic stop codon) has product MSQSVSDSPECIIFPLPLRVYGRAELQNMVLEDVCPLLTSXDGYNVCILAYGQAGSGKSFTTLGPRSREEPAPLSESFGDSDIIPRAAGGLFRYRAGSEDEQRYSRRRCCLLCVPPCPSSRLISEDPSRSPKVEVSIVQVYNNDIFDLLANDRCREASGSEPQVPTTQEGKEVSGLTYDSAARAATAAPADFSRSHLLTAVPLPQPLPPQQRRAAVGARTQTCESHEGMKPTRVLLCARCWPLGRSWRGLSGWQAEGSLGTVSCHWSLPGRRPAVKSVTAHGLLCPAPWWLPATGRSPSTSRRTASVSPRTQGLGRGSLGPASHGELVRAKLRLVGLAGSERG; this is encoded by the exons ATGTCTCAGTCAGTCAGTGACTCCCCTG AATGCATCATTTTCCCTTTGCCTCTCAGAGTTTATGGTCGAGCAGAACTTCAGAACATGGTGTTAGAGGACGTGTGTCCCCTTCTGACGTCCTGAGATGG GTACAATGTTTGCATCTTGGCTTACGGACAGGCAGGAAGTGGGAAGAGCTTCACCACGCTGGGCCCGCGTTCCAGGGAGGAGCCGGCCCCACTGTCGGAATCCTTCGGCGACTCGGACATCATCCCCAGAGCCGCTGGAGGACTCTTCAGGTACCGGGCGGGCAGTGAGGATGAACAGAGATACAGTAGACGCAGGTGCTG TCTCTTGTgtgtccctccctgcccctcctccaggctgATTTCAGAAGATCCGTCAAGGAGCCCCAAGGTGGAAGTTTCCATAGTGCAAGTTTATAACAATGACATTTTTGACCTCCTGGCCAACGACAGGTGTCGAGAGGCGTCTGGGTCGGAGCCACAGGTGCCGACAAcccaggaggggaaggaggtcTCTGGGCTGACCTACGA CTCGGCCGCGCGGGCGGCCACCGCAGCGCCTGCCGACTTCTCCAGATCTCACCTGCTGACCGCGGTGCCTCTACCACAGCCGCTTCCCCCGCAGCAGCGGCGAGCGGCCGTCGGCGCCCGGACGCAGACGTGCGAAAGCCAC GAAGGGATGAAGCCAACCAGGGTCTTGCTCTGTGCGAGGTGTTGGCCTCTGGGACGGAGCTGGAGGGGCCTCAGCGGGTGGCAGGCTGAGGGGAGCTTGGGGACCGTCTCCTGTCACTGGTCACTCCCCGGCAGAAGACCCGCGGTCAAGTCGGTCACTGCCCACGGGCTCCTCTGCCCCGCACCCTGGTGGTTGCCGGCCACCGGGAGGAGCCCGAGCACGTCCCGCAGAACCGCTTCTGTGTCGCCGAGGACCCAAGGACTCGGGCGGGGGTCCCTGGGCCCCGCCAGCCACGGGGAGCTTGTGCGCGCCAAGCTGCGGCTCGTGGGCCTGGCGGGCAGTGAGCGCGGGTGA